The Quercus robur chromosome 7, dhQueRobu3.1, whole genome shotgun sequence genome has a segment encoding these proteins:
- the LOC126691794 gene encoding cell number regulator 8 produces the protein MASAAQDLNKNDNHEESSPLLAKQEQQEDEKKTTKLVETNKSDKVETKKSDKVETDAKAPAPAVGFVGGYAWTADGLPLRHGGSVVGEPMGRSQWNSSLCCCLGRNDEFCSSDLEVCVLGSFAPCVLYGSNAERLGSNPGTFANHCSTYTALYLIGKIVFGWNCLAPCFSYNSRTAIRRRFNLEGSCEAFHGTCGCCGSFVEDEVQREQCESACDFVTHVFCHQCSLCQEGREIRRRMPHPAFNAQPFLVMIPPVEQAMGRGA, from the exons ATGGCTTCTGCTGCTCAGGACTTGAACAAGAACGATAATCACGAGGAGTCTAGCCCTCTCTTGgctaagcaagaacaacaagaagatgaaaagaaaaCCACCAAGCTAGTTGAGACTAATAAGTCTGATAAGGTTGAGACTAAAAAGTCTGATAAGGTTGAGACTGATGCGAAAGCTCCGGCCCCGGCAGTCGGATTTGTCGGCGGGTACGCTTGGACCGCCGATGGGCTTCCGTTAAGGCACGGCGGCAGCGTCGTTGGCGAGCCCATGGGCCGTTCTCAATGGAACTCCAGCCTCTGCTGTTGCCTCGGTCGCAACGACGAGTTCTGTAGCAGCGATCTTGAAGTTT GTGTTCTTGGAAGTTTTGCTCCTTGCGTGCTGTATGGAAGCAATGCCGAGAGACTTGGATCTAATCCTGGGACTTTTGCTAATCACTGCTCAACCTACACTGCTCTATATTTGATtggaaaaattgtttttggttggaaCTGCCTTGCGCCGTGTTTTTCATATAATAGCCGTACTGCTATTCGTCGGAGGTTCAATCTTGAG GGCAGCTGTGAGGCGTTTCATGGTACATGTGGGTGCTGCGGAAGCTTTGTAGAGGATGAGGTGCAGCGTGAACAATGTGAGTCTGCATGTGACTTTGTGACTCATGTCTTCTGCCACCAATGTTCTCTTTGTCAGGAAGGTCGTGAGATCCGTCGTAGGATGCCTCATCCTGCGTTCAATGCTCAACCATTCTTGGTTATGATTCCTCCAGTGGAGCAGGCCATGGGCCGTGGGGCCTGA